ttaaggcaataaaacaattaaagaattataagccaccaggagaggatggtttatccCCGGAAATGTTttaagtggaggaggatagattagtatttgtcttgcagatattattcaatgagatatgggtgacaggAATAATgccattaggttggaagaatggtgtgatcattaaagttccaaagaaagatttgAGTAGGTGTGATAATTgtaggggaatcactttgtcacctgtagccttgaaaattttctgtagagtaatgttgaataggttggagccagtggttgatggtattctgagggatgaacaggctggttttagaaaggggcagGGTTgaagtgatcagatcttcatagttaggcatttaatgcagcaagcaaatgaaatgaaaactccgttgagtctttgttttgttgattttgaaaaggcctttgatagtatttcgagaaggactatgggaaaaatcatgaggcattatggaataccggaaaagtttgtgacggttatcatgaacatgcatgagggcacatcttgtaaagtgatggttgatgggtgtttgagtgatccatttgaagtcaagtctggtgtgattcagggtggcattctgtctcctctgttgtttgtattggtcgtggattacgttatgagaagggttaaaagagaaacagatgcaggtatactctggggagaaaatgtgaaacttcttgacttggattatgctgatgatatggttttgatctgcgagggaccagaaaagatgcagagtgtgttggattgtctagtgagtgaaggtcgaaaggttggtttgctTATTAATAGTGGAGAAAcggaaatcatgaatatgaatattgaaaatgcacagggttgtctaattgaaggtttggttgtaaagcaactggataagtttaaatatttaggtaattatttagataaggatggttctctgagcacagaatttatgggaTGATTAAAGAAgactcatcaggcaatgggaatgcttaaaaatatttggagtaatagcaatttttctctgcatacaaaaacaaaatttataaggtaatggttaggagtattttgatttatgggcgtgagtcatggtacagtacagtgacttcagataataaattcttagcatctgaaaataaggcgctcagaagaatattaggaattaattggagggataggatatcaaataacagaattagagaagtaatgggggtgtgcagccggtcgatgagtatgttaggttctcacacCGGAAGTGGCtcggccatgtgtatagaagacagggaatagtacgagatacaccagggtgggttacccctggtagaagaggtagaggtaggccaaaggagacgtggttaaggacaacgaggcaggaagcaggagacgagtgttggggagatcttgaggagttagcccaggacagaatgtggtggcgtgagctcatcgaggccctatgcatccacgtgggtgccacaggaaatgattgattgatttatatgtttatgtgtgtgtacacatactgtacatacatactgtattttaccatacgccttttttccttttagatgAATTGGCGTTAGCTCCTCCAGGTTCTCAGTTTTTATAACCCAGACTTGACACTAGTGCCTATTATAGCTGGGATAACTGGGGAGTGGTTGGCCCGGGAATTGAGCCAGCTATTTTGTAAATGCGATCTTAATGCTTTAGCACTGCACTAAACTGtggggtgtgtatatatgttacacacatatatattatataatatatatatttatatacatgtatatgtatatatcaggcTTAACTGGGACTATAAAAGGCTGCATATATCATTTGGATATATTCTTAAGGTATATGCTTCAGAGCATCTTCAGGCTTGAATGGTCTTATGCGGAATATTCCCGTATCTAAAGAAGTTTCCGTTTCactattctttatatttctttatattttatagcacTGATAACCGGTCCTCCCTGCTCAAATTCGTATAAAGTTTCAAGTACACCGTACGACAATGAAATTTCTATAAGATTAAGCGTATGTTCCCAGATTTAGACtggtatttcctttcttttaacattaCAAGATTATATGAAAGAACGTTGTATGACTTCATATGCATATAATTTCTAATCTTGGTACAGAAACACTTAGGCAAAGGAACGTTTTGGGTGTTTGGGGGCGGGTCGAGTCTGCTTCTGTAATGCGTTGCAGGCTGGTGGAAGTGGTCCTTCGTACTTCTCGCATACGACCTTCTTTAAGTTGGTTTGGCAATCACCAACTTGGTCCTCGGAAAAGAACTGTATAAAGAATAGGAAGATTTTACTTTTTAACAGTAACTAAGATAAAATAGTATTTTGTAATGCAAATGAGACTTATTGAAAGTAGAAGTAATATAGACAGCAAGTGGTAATGGAACGGAGTTGTTCATCTACATggccttttgttaaaaatatgctCATCTCGTTGTGTTTCTGACCTACATGATTTAGGCAAATaactcacttttttctctctgaatatGAATCATTTTAAGCAAccataagaaagttttttttttttaattaaagaggGATAAGGCCAAGGAGCTCTGTTAAGTCTTATCTCTTCTCTAGGGAAAACGACAGAAGTGAGTTAAGGCTTTCGCCCAACTTACATCGTTTACAATAATCCAGGGAACGAAGTAGAGAGCTGGACTGAGCTTTTCCTGGTTCAAGGCAACCTCATGGAGTAAATTTTGTCCTTCAACGGAGCTTATGCATTCTTCTAATGGGGCCCAGTCAACACCGACCTCGGAAGCACACTGAAAACGAATGGTTTCAGGGTGTATTTGCAAAACCAAAATTCATATAGGCTGTTAGTTTGGAGGTGAGTAGAAGTGTTTAAAGCTTATTGGTAGTATACTGAGGAGACAGACTTGTTCGGCGCACCGAATGGACATTAAAATTAGCCACAACGTATTTCAGGGTTATAAAACATCTTTAGAGAATTTGTCTAGAGATAATCAAGTAAAACTACTCTCGTTTAAAATGATGATGGCCGACATTTAGTTGTTCCATAAtggcgtagtgccgtcagtgcacctcatgtgatgtACAGTGGGTGATATTCGAATTGCTCCAGGTTGCAGTTCAAGTACTGAAAACTATCGTGCAAGGAAAACGTAAATTAAAGACACTAACAAAGAATGTTGTATGCAAAGAGAGTTTTAATGTGTCATACAACATTGCCATGATATACATATTTCCCTGGAAGCAAATTAAAgctttattcagttatttgtattatttgtatatttgtaaactTGTTCAGCCACAATAATTTCATTTGCCTTTGATAATTTTGGCTGAAATATAAATGCAAGAGTAACATAATCTTGGTGGCCAACCACCGAAGAATTTCCCTGGATCCAGCCAGCTATTATTACTGTCAGATTAAGAGAAATTTGAGTTCTTGGAAAACTTGAGTTCGACACCTATGGCACCACTGCAGTTGTTATTACTGTCAGAGTGTCCGTTATGTTGCACTGTTACTCACCTGAGGACCTGCACTCGCAGGATAGCTGGCGGAGAGAAGGCAGTTGACGAAATCCATCTCGAGGTTGATATCTTTGAAGTGGTCTTTTGCGCATGCGTGAATCATGTTTCCTTTGCATTCGTCGGCACCGTGTTGGCAGGTGAATTTCCAGCCCTCTCCATCAGGTGAATACTgcaaaaatttgtgaaaaatatcagaaaggcCTAAAACAGAAAAGAATCCCTGCTTAGActcaaaaacatatttatctttttaggCTTTCAATTCAAATCTGTCAAAGAGAGTTGTGAAATGAAAATTGGTAATTCGCTTAAACtacgacagtaaaaaaaaacatttacagtagAAGGAGCTGCGCATTAGAGCGTAAGTACCGTTGACAACTAAGACCAAGTCCAGGAATGACCGAAATCCAAATATTGTCAAAGCGTCTCTCTTgtatatgaattaaataaccaGTTTACAGTTTATTTCTTTCTGAAAGGCATGCTAGAATACACTGGAAATTATCCATAATTTTTCTGAAGATGGGAACATTAGTTCATTTCTTGAAAGAGGCAACTCCATTTGAACGTTACGCGGAGTTGAACGTTACGCGAAATAAATGCATTGGGCTACAAGAAGTGTTTGCTTTATATCTTATGCAGTTAAAACTTCGTTGCGAAATTTAAGATTACAGGATTAAAGCGCGGCTTCTGTTCACAAATGGTTAAGGACCATTAAATTGTGAAGCTCATAAAATCATGCGAAATTATTTGCATGTCATTGATGAGTTCAGTTACATTTACACGCAACTGAGCAATATTTTATCCCCGACAAAGTACTGCTCgtgatgttgttattattgtagTCAGTCGGATACTTACCTTTGCATTTCCGAAGGGGAACATTTCGACTTCCATGATATCCTTTAGTTCCGTCCATGTCGGATAGAGCTGACTGACGACGAAGTCGATGCTGTAAGGACACACTGGAGGTTTGAGGAGTAAAACAAAAGTAGAGGTGAAAAATCTTCACTGGATCCTAACGTTAAAGGAATAATTAGAATGCCTACGGGTGAGGAGGTgggaaagataaaacaaaagatagGAGAGGAAAAATGCCGTCTCTTACCAGATGGTTTTCGTTCCATAACGTAAAAGTAAAAACCTAATAATCCCAgtttatagataataatatatatatatatatatatatatatatatatatatatatatatatatatatatatatatatatatatatgtatgtgtgtgtgtgtgtgtgtgtgtgattattatcacttttgtgtatgtgattcatttatcacatattacccaaggggaaaaataagagacggggtgtaggtcctgaccggtttcgactttatttcaagccattgacgaaggactgatacagagtataagaagccacaaatatatatatttcacctgtatataatgtgatatatatatatatatatatatatatatatatatatatattttatttgttagccacaatgccctcttaacttctcagtttcttcacattttggaaacacgtgtcactacaaagcctagaaCCTTACGAAGCTGTACAGAGCCTCGATCTCGTGTCGAAGTATCAGCacgaggtaacgataattacctgaCCACAAAGAAAGGTATAAGTCTATATATACACGCTCATTAACgaatacttaaataacaaaggagcCGACACCAGAGTCTGCAAGATACCATGCAGCAAAGGTTAACAGAGcacacaaaagatcagtgcgataCACTTCaaagagttcggggattttcgtGCATATTAAGGATAAAGGCCAAACCATAAATTGGAGTTGGGGGAGTGGCTTTCAAAAGTACCTGTCTGTACCGGAGGAGGATGCtgaaatctgctatcatcaatcaaaccaacaatatgaacctgtcaggaggacattggaaatcgaatATCACCGATAAGTCAATCCTCAAGCCTCTTCTCAAGGTGTTCCAGAGAATTCACCCACCAGACTTGACACAGGCGGGAGTGATCGAGCCCCAAAACACAAGGGAATAACCTGTTTTGCATCCATCCCAGGTCAATGGTCATCTGCTTAGCACCAACGTGGGCCAGCCACACCTGAATgtgccttatttatatattcctgtcATGCATCATTTGTCCAAATTTTATCAGCTAATCCCTAGGGACACAGAAGAAGTGTCTGAAAtttatggttgcaacgtttaaatagttttttatgggccttttattttcatattatactgtaggaTTACAGTAAAAgccattcatatatactgtatatatatacatacatacatatatatatatatatatatatatatatatatatatatatatatatatatatatatatatatatatatatatatcagtatatgcgtatatatatatattacttatatgtaatagccctaggagagttgttaattagctcagtggtctggtaaaactaaggtatacttaactttttacgtAGATGTAGAGGGGAGAAATTACACAGTCACGTGACTGTCGCGCGCAAGTAAGGCGCCATTGCTGTGTTGATTCTTAGATACGGCAGCGGCAGGGATTGCACAAACCAGCAGCAACAGAGCTACCTCCGGCACCCAGAGCTGGGCCATCAACTATGTTACATACAGAAACAGGATCACAAAAGAAACAGTGGATCACATTTCACAAGTGACATATTTTCATCCTTGAAAATATAACTGTATGGAAACAACCTCAAGTAAACATGTGTTAGATCACAGTCAACTTGCAGTCAACTACATGACTGCTTTTTGAGCTAATAAagtaatgaatgttgtaataagctttttattaaagcctagttgacattaaattcatattgcctaataaattagcatgtagtTTTACtgtcagtccatataaccatggtTAAGTTTGACAGTTTTCCCTACTGCTAGTGCTACAATGTACATAGTATCATGAAGCCTAGCCTTAGGCCTGCTGCAGTTTTAAGTGTTAATAAagtgttataatgttatttaccatGTTATCAATAAGTTCTCAAACATCCTTGTatgcagagggagaaagaggacTCAGCTGAATTTGATCTGTCAGAACACTTAAAAgtagtatttttcaattttaccattatcatttttacccCCAAAGGATACTTCAAATTCATACTATAATAtagctttaaaaataaactttatcaaCTAGCTAGTCTACAAGTAAACTTTAGCAACTAGCTAGTCTACAAGTAAACTTTAGCAACTAGCTAGTCTGCCAGGGTTGATCAGTTGATCATCGGATAACCAAGGGTAGcctaccatgtatatatatatatatatatatatatatatatatatatatatatatatatatatatatatatatata
This DNA window, taken from Macrobrachium rosenbergii isolate ZJJX-2024 chromosome 36, ASM4041242v1, whole genome shotgun sequence, encodes the following:
- the LOC136825007 gene encoding GILT-like protein 1, coding for MEVEMFPFGNAKYSPDGEGWKFTCQHGADECKGNMIHACAKDHFKDINLEMDFVNCLLSASYPASAGPQCASEVGVDWAPLEECISSVEGQNLLHEVALNQEKLSPALYFVPWIIVNDFFSEDQVGDCQTNLKKVVCEKYEGPLPPACNALQKQTRPAPKHPKRSFA